The Actinomadura sp. WMMB 499 genome includes a window with the following:
- a CDS encoding ABC transporter ATP-binding protein: MEAAVRMDTVSKVYGRNGSAVAALREVTADLPRGRFTAIMGPSGSGKSTFLHCAAGLDTPTSGSVRLGGTELSSMSETRLTELRRERIGFVFQAFNLVPSLTVEQNITLPLRLSGTRTDRAWLRDVIDRVGLADRTRHRPAELSGGQQQRVAIARALVTRPEVVFGDEPTGALDTMTARDVLTLLREAVDGMGQTVVVVTHDPVAASYADTVVFLADGRIVDRLDDPSSDRVAARMTRLGAWK; the protein is encoded by the coding sequence ATGGAAGCAGCGGTTCGGATGGACACGGTCAGCAAGGTCTACGGCCGGAACGGGAGCGCGGTCGCGGCCCTCCGCGAGGTGACGGCGGACCTCCCGCGCGGCCGGTTCACGGCGATCATGGGGCCGTCCGGCTCCGGCAAGAGCACGTTCCTGCACTGCGCGGCGGGCCTGGACACCCCGACGTCCGGGAGCGTCCGGCTCGGCGGCACGGAACTGTCGTCGATGAGCGAGACGCGGCTGACGGAGTTGCGCAGGGAGCGGATCGGGTTCGTGTTCCAGGCGTTCAACCTCGTCCCGTCGCTGACCGTCGAGCAGAACATCACCCTCCCGCTGCGGCTCTCCGGCACCCGGACGGACCGGGCGTGGCTGCGCGACGTGATCGACCGGGTCGGCCTCGCCGACCGGACCCGGCACCGGCCCGCGGAGCTGTCGGGCGGCCAGCAGCAGCGGGTCGCCATCGCCCGCGCCCTGGTGACGCGGCCCGAGGTGGTGTTCGGCGACGAGCCCACGGGCGCGCTCGACACGATGACGGCCCGCGACGTCCTCACCCTGCTGCGGGAGGCGGTGGACGGCATGGGGCAGACGGTCGTGGTCGTTACGCACGACCCGGTCGCGGCGTCCTACGCCGACACGGTGGTGTTCCTGGCGGACGGCCGGATCGTCGACCGGCTCGACGACCCGTCCAGCGACCGGGTCGCGGCCCGCATGACCCGGCTGGGGGCGTGGAAGTGA
- a CDS encoding C40 family peptidase, translated as MRKPNRRVLPTIIGVSVATTLGANVTVLLVRGGPAAEPAPASPARANYVAAAGSFADVTPAAVAPLGDRLEPHVLVAAPSTLSPTLVEKVRAAKGVRGVEVVDAVQGVVGDKRVGVLGVNPSTFRSYTPEPTAKSDALWRNIAGGDVAISFTMGNDGGVKLGSQVPVGGSKVQQTMRVGAYATMGIPDVDAVITREAARKLGVPTGNAMLISVPKTEPKAFIGKLKKGLPKGAKAVPVTPELDTPSAGSVPESNGEVMTAGQVRTVIEAAATRRGWPYVWGGESEAEGGYDCSGLMQYAFARAGITLPRVAADQARAGWVVPYEKAEPGDMLIWANDPTAPGYISHIALYIGEGKMIAAPRRGTVVQVQNVYTNNMKGAVRVNPKRAKQVADGIAASLG; from the coding sequence GTGCGAAAGCCGAACCGCCGGGTGCTACCGACGATCATCGGCGTTTCGGTCGCGACGACGCTGGGCGCGAACGTCACGGTGCTGCTGGTCCGCGGCGGGCCCGCCGCGGAGCCGGCGCCCGCGTCGCCCGCCCGCGCGAACTACGTCGCCGCGGCGGGCAGCTTCGCCGACGTCACCCCGGCGGCCGTCGCGCCGCTCGGCGACCGGCTCGAGCCGCACGTGCTCGTCGCCGCGCCGTCCACGCTCTCGCCGACGCTCGTGGAGAAGGTGCGCGCCGCCAAGGGCGTGCGGGGGGTCGAGGTCGTCGACGCCGTGCAGGGCGTGGTGGGCGACAAGCGCGTCGGGGTGCTCGGCGTGAACCCGTCCACGTTCCGCTCCTACACGCCCGAGCCGACGGCGAAGTCGGACGCGCTGTGGCGCAACATCGCGGGCGGCGACGTCGCGATCTCGTTCACGATGGGCAACGACGGCGGGGTGAAGCTCGGCAGCCAGGTCCCGGTCGGCGGGTCGAAGGTGCAGCAGACGATGCGCGTCGGCGCCTACGCGACGATGGGCATCCCGGACGTCGACGCCGTCATCACCCGCGAGGCCGCGCGCAAGCTCGGGGTGCCCACCGGCAACGCGATGCTGATCAGCGTCCCGAAGACCGAGCCGAAGGCGTTCATCGGGAAGCTGAAGAAGGGGCTGCCGAAGGGCGCCAAGGCCGTCCCGGTCACCCCGGAGCTGGACACGCCGTCCGCCGGGTCGGTGCCGGAGTCCAACGGCGAGGTCATGACGGCCGGGCAGGTGCGGACGGTCATCGAGGCGGCCGCCACCCGGCGCGGCTGGCCGTACGTGTGGGGCGGCGAGTCCGAGGCCGAGGGCGGGTACGACTGCTCCGGGCTCATGCAGTACGCGTTCGCCCGCGCGGGGATCACGCTGCCGCGCGTCGCCGCCGACCAGGCCCGCGCGGGCTGGGTCGTCCCCTACGAGAAGGCCGAGCCGGGCGACATGCTCATCTGGGCGAACGACCCGACCGCCCCCGGCTACATCTCGCACATCGCGCTCTACATCGGCGAGGGCAAGATGATCGCCGCGCCGCGCAGGGGCACGGTCGTCCAGGTGCAGAACGTCTACACGAACAACATGAAGGGCGCGGTCCGGGTCAACCCGAAGCGTGCCAAGCAGGTCGCCGACGGCATCGCCGCCAGCCTCGGCTGA
- a CDS encoding pyridoxamine 5'-phosphate oxidase family protein: MAGGKRDRIKMTPDEAASYLAGNFKVQVATINKDGTPHLVTMFYALLDGKIAFTTYKASQKVVNLRRNPAMTCLVEDGVEYGELRGAQLNGRGLVIEDHAELLKVGRVVGSRMAGLPVPAVGEPIDPGIEAGIEQAMAKRVLVVMEPDEIVSWDHGKA, encoded by the coding sequence ATGGCCGGTGGCAAGCGCGACAGGATCAAGATGACGCCGGACGAGGCCGCGTCCTACCTCGCGGGGAACTTCAAGGTGCAGGTCGCCACCATCAACAAGGACGGCACCCCGCATCTGGTCACGATGTTCTACGCGCTGCTCGACGGCAAGATCGCCTTCACGACGTACAAGGCGTCGCAGAAGGTCGTGAACCTGCGCCGCAACCCCGCCATGACGTGCCTCGTCGAGGACGGCGTCGAGTACGGCGAGCTGCGCGGCGCGCAGCTCAACGGGCGCGGCCTCGTCATCGAGGACCACGCGGAGCTGCTGAAGGTCGGCCGCGTCGTCGGCTCCCGCATGGCGGGCCTGCCCGTCCCCGCCGTCGGCGAACCCATCGACCCCGGCATCGAGGCCGGCATCGAGCAGGCGATGGCCAAGCGCGTCCTCGTCGTGATGGAGCCGGACGAGATCGTCAGCTGGGACCACGGGAAGGCCTGA
- a CDS encoding thioredoxin domain-containing protein encodes MNRLEDATSPYLLQHADNPVDWWEWSDGAFAEARERNVPILLSVGYAACHWCHVMAHESFEDAETARMMNELFVNVKVDREERPDVDAVYMEATQAMTGQGGWPMTVFATPDGHPFYCGTYFPRPQFRSLLQAVHKAWTEQHEEVVGQGQKVVEALTSRGPGLGGGEAPDGERLAHAVQVLAASYDAARGGFGGAPKFPPSMALEFLLRHHARTGDAQALAMAGHTLEAMARGGMYDQLGGGFARYSVDAAWVVPHFEKMLYDNALLARVYAHWWRLTGSPFARRIALETCDWMLRDLRTPEGGLASALDADSEGVEGKYYVWTPAQLREVLGDDDGAYAEGLFEVTGTFEHGTSVLQLLADPEDTERYGRIRTALLEARSRRIPPARDDKVVAAWNGLAIAALAECGAMFDRPDLVGAAEEIAELLARVHERDGRLVRTSRGGAAGANAGVLEDYADVAEGLLALHAVTGDPARMRLAGELLNTVLERFADGEGGFFDTADDAERLFRRPQDPTDNATPSGQFAVAGALLSFAALTGSDWHRQSAERALAPAAALAAKHARFAGWGLAVAEALATGPVEIAVVGDRDDSRTRALHRTALLAVAPGAVVSVGEPGRDEVPLLEGRLPVDGAPAAYVCRGFVCRLPVTSTDDLRRELRGQLK; translated from the coding sequence ATGAACCGGCTCGAGGACGCGACCAGCCCGTACCTGCTGCAGCACGCCGACAACCCGGTGGACTGGTGGGAGTGGTCCGACGGCGCATTCGCCGAGGCCAGAGAGCGGAATGTGCCGATTCTTCTGTCGGTCGGATATGCCGCTTGCCATTGGTGCCACGTGATGGCCCACGAGTCCTTCGAGGACGCCGAGACCGCGCGGATGATGAACGAGCTGTTCGTCAACGTCAAGGTCGACCGGGAGGAAAGGCCCGACGTCGACGCCGTCTACATGGAGGCCACGCAGGCCATGACCGGCCAGGGCGGATGGCCGATGACGGTGTTCGCGACCCCCGACGGGCACCCGTTCTACTGCGGCACCTACTTCCCGCGCCCGCAGTTCCGGTCGCTGCTCCAGGCCGTCCACAAGGCGTGGACGGAGCAGCACGAGGAGGTCGTCGGGCAGGGGCAGAAGGTCGTGGAGGCGCTGACCTCGCGCGGGCCCGGCCTCGGCGGCGGCGAGGCGCCGGACGGGGAGCGGCTCGCGCACGCCGTCCAGGTGCTCGCGGCGTCCTACGACGCGGCGCGCGGCGGGTTCGGCGGGGCGCCCAAGTTCCCGCCGTCCATGGCGCTGGAGTTCCTGCTGCGCCACCACGCCCGGACGGGCGACGCGCAGGCCCTCGCGATGGCGGGGCACACCCTCGAGGCCATGGCGCGCGGCGGGATGTACGACCAGCTCGGCGGCGGGTTCGCGCGGTACTCGGTCGACGCGGCGTGGGTCGTCCCGCACTTCGAGAAGATGCTGTACGACAACGCGCTGCTCGCCCGGGTGTACGCGCACTGGTGGCGGCTGACGGGCTCGCCGTTCGCGCGCCGGATCGCGCTGGAGACGTGCGACTGGATGCTGCGCGACCTGCGGACCCCCGAGGGCGGCCTGGCGTCCGCACTGGACGCCGACAGCGAGGGCGTCGAGGGCAAGTACTACGTGTGGACGCCCGCGCAGCTGCGCGAGGTGCTCGGGGACGACGACGGCGCGTACGCCGAGGGCCTGTTCGAGGTGACGGGCACGTTCGAGCACGGCACGTCCGTCCTGCAGCTCCTCGCGGACCCCGAGGACACCGAACGGTACGGCCGGATCCGGACGGCGCTGCTGGAGGCGCGATCCCGGCGGATCCCCCCGGCCCGCGACGACAAGGTCGTCGCGGCGTGGAACGGGCTGGCGATCGCGGCGCTCGCCGAGTGCGGGGCGATGTTCGACCGGCCGGATCTGGTCGGCGCGGCGGAGGAGATCGCCGAGCTGCTGGCCCGGGTGCACGAGCGGGACGGACGTCTCGTGCGGACGTCGCGCGGCGGTGCGGCGGGCGCGAACGCGGGCGTCCTGGAGGACTACGCCGACGTGGCCGAGGGGCTCCTCGCCCTGCACGCGGTCACCGGCGACCCCGCTCGCATGCGGCTGGCGGGGGAGCTGCTGAACACGGTGCTGGAGCGGTTCGCCGACGGGGAGGGCGGGTTCTTCGACACCGCGGACGACGCCGAGCGGCTGTTCCGGCGCCCGCAGGACCCGACCGACAACGCGACGCCGTCCGGGCAGTTCGCGGTGGCGGGCGCGCTGCTGTCGTTCGCCGCGCTGACCGGCTCGGACTGGCACCGGCAGTCGGCGGAGCGGGCGCTGGCCCCGGCGGCGGCGCTGGCGGCCAAGCACGCCCGGTTCGCCGGGTGGGGGCTGGCGGTGGCCGAGGCGCTCGCCACCGGCCCGGTGGAGATCGCGGTGGTCGGCGACCGGGACGACTCGCGCACCCGCGCCCTGCACCGCACCGCCCTGCTGGCGGTGGCGCCCGGCGCGGTCGTCAGCGTGGGGGAACCGGGCCGGGACGAGGTGCCGCTGCTGGAGGGCCGCCTCCCGGTCGACGGCGCGCCGGCCGCGTACGTGTGCCGCGGGTTCGTCTGCCGCCTGCCGGTGACGTCCACGGACGACCTGAGACGCGAACTTCGCGGGCAATTGAAGTAA
- a CDS encoding histidine kinase, translating to MSEGVRARLIAGAVMAAFAAVHVLAAPARTDGPAVAALVIVLTLGVLAAGLVWVVPGAARWRGRWTVVVQAVLAVAAIACGTSVGVLGFVAAALPLADGRWDRFSAVRLLPLVAGAAAIEAGRDGPSAAADGAITVTLMGLVGYGLVRLAERVDDTAAARLPLTMAAVERERLRIAAELNRGLGEGLAAVTDGVRRALDRPEEIDGVLAVARTALNDARAAAADFRSMSLAPEVSAARALLEAADVRVEVRVGHREPLGPAGALLALVLREAVTDVVREGRAERCVIETSEDGGLVRLRVANDGVRTAARGAKALESAAGRVRSAGGAFAAGLGADGRFTVEAAVTAAERPVGPPDRTAYRMSVGLLAAVLAAFAAKALLQLSGTAAWPGPAATLGLGATGLLAGVLLVALPLRAAVPPVALAMAAAGAGAHLLGHGTAAAVNSAISTLVSGLVVYGLVKLARLERDLQAAGAELARAATVQERLRAARDLHDLLGHSLAAILLKCELARRLSAADPARARAELAEVAGTAERARADLRAAAGGGAGLSLDGEVRSARSVLTAAGVTVAADSGHPDLDAAASAVLGTVLREAVTNVLRHSAAEHCTIATGHDGGTVRLVVENDGLDPRAPRTPPGSGLGNLTTRLAAHHGTLSARADGEGRFRLEATLPLRPADL from the coding sequence GTGTCCGAAGGCGTGCGGGCGCGGCTCATCGCGGGTGCGGTGATGGCCGCCTTCGCCGCCGTGCACGTGCTCGCGGCGCCCGCGCGGACGGACGGCCCGGCCGTCGCCGCGCTCGTGATCGTGCTGACGCTCGGCGTGCTCGCCGCCGGGCTGGTGTGGGTCGTGCCGGGCGCCGCACGGTGGCGGGGCCGCTGGACGGTCGTCGTCCAGGCGGTCCTCGCGGTCGCCGCGATCGCCTGCGGGACGTCGGTCGGCGTCCTCGGCTTCGTCGCGGCCGCGCTGCCGCTCGCGGACGGCCGGTGGGACCGCTTCTCGGCCGTCCGGCTCCTCCCGCTGGTGGCGGGCGCCGCCGCGATCGAGGCCGGACGGGACGGGCCCTCCGCCGCCGCCGACGGCGCGATCACCGTGACGCTGATGGGCCTCGTCGGCTACGGCCTCGTCCGGCTGGCCGAGCGGGTCGACGACACCGCGGCGGCGCGACTGCCGCTGACGATGGCGGCCGTCGAGCGGGAGCGACTGCGGATCGCGGCGGAGCTGAACCGGGGACTCGGCGAGGGACTGGCGGCCGTGACGGACGGCGTCCGCCGGGCCCTCGACCGGCCCGAGGAGATCGACGGCGTCCTGGCCGTCGCCCGGACGGCGCTGAACGACGCGCGCGCCGCCGCGGCCGACTTCCGGAGCATGTCGCTCGCCCCGGAGGTGTCGGCGGCGCGCGCGCTGCTGGAGGCCGCGGACGTCCGGGTGGAGGTGCGCGTCGGCCATCGTGAGCCGCTCGGACCGGCCGGGGCGCTGCTGGCGCTCGTCCTGCGCGAGGCGGTCACCGACGTCGTCCGCGAGGGGCGCGCGGAGCGGTGCGTCATCGAGACGTCCGAGGACGGCGGCCTGGTGCGGCTGCGGGTGGCCAACGACGGCGTCCGGACCGCGGCGCGGGGCGCGAAGGCGCTCGAGTCCGCCGCCGGACGGGTCCGGTCGGCGGGCGGCGCGTTCGCCGCCGGGCTCGGCGCGGACGGGCGGTTCACGGTGGAGGCCGCCGTGACGGCGGCCGAGCGGCCCGTGGGCCCGCCGGACCGGACGGCCTACCGGATGTCGGTCGGGCTGCTGGCGGCCGTCCTCGCGGCCTTCGCCGCGAAGGCCCTGCTGCAGCTGTCCGGGACGGCCGCGTGGCCGGGACCGGCCGCGACGCTCGGGCTGGGCGCCACCGGGCTCCTCGCCGGCGTCCTGCTGGTCGCGCTGCCGCTGCGCGCGGCCGTCCCGCCGGTGGCGCTGGCGATGGCCGCCGCCGGGGCCGGCGCGCACCTGCTCGGCCACGGCACGGCCGCCGCCGTCAACTCCGCGATCAGCACGCTGGTGTCCGGCCTCGTCGTGTACGGGCTGGTCAAGCTGGCGCGGCTGGAACGCGACCTCCAGGCGGCGGGGGCGGAGCTCGCGCGGGCCGCGACCGTCCAGGAGCGGCTGCGGGCCGCCCGCGACCTGCACGACCTGCTCGGCCACAGCCTCGCCGCGATCCTGCTGAAGTGCGAGCTGGCCCGGCGGCTGTCGGCCGCCGACCCCGCGCGGGCGCGGGCGGAACTGGCCGAGGTCGCCGGGACGGCGGAGCGGGCGCGGGCCGACCTGCGGGCGGCCGCGGGCGGCGGCGCCGGACTGTCCCTGGACGGCGAGGTGCGGTCGGCCCGCTCGGTCCTGACGGCCGCCGGGGTGACGGTCGCGGCGGACTCCGGCCATCCGGACCTGGACGCGGCGGCGTCCGCCGTGCTGGGGACCGTCCTGCGGGAGGCGGTGACGAACGTGCTCCGGCACAGCGCCGCCGAGCATTGCACCATCGCCACCGGCCACGACGGCGGCACCGTGCGCCTCGTCGTCGAGAACGACGGACTCGATCCGCGCGCCCCCCGCACGCCGCCCGGTTCGGGCTTAGGCAACCTCACGACCCGCCTGGCCGCACACCACGGCACGCTCAGCGCGCGCGCCGACGGCGAAGGCCGCTTCCGGCTGGAGGCCACGCTCCCGCTCCGACCGGCCGACTTGTAA
- a CDS encoding ribonuclease Z — protein sequence MSARDLTVLGSASAVPTKARNHNGYLLRWDGHGLLFDPGEGTQRQLTRAGLSAHDVTWICVTHFHGDHCLGVPGIVQRIARDGVEHPVDAAFPASGTRYWERLRHATVFRDTGVIRERPVSGERAVLDTAGAPFTLVARRLSHPVEAYGYRLAEPDGVTMLPDRLAARGVRGPDVRRLREHGHVTTADGTAVTLEECSVPRPGQKVAFVMDTRMCDGVRELADGVDMLVIESTFLDADAGLAAEYGHLTAGQAGKVAADAGAGTLVLTHFSERYRADEEHRFRDEAAAAFGGEIALVHDLDRIAMPPRRRFGG from the coding sequence ATGTCCGCTCGCGATCTGACCGTGCTGGGCTCGGCCAGCGCGGTGCCCACCAAGGCCCGCAACCACAACGGCTACCTGCTGCGCTGGGACGGGCACGGCCTGCTGTTCGACCCCGGCGAGGGCACGCAGCGGCAGCTGACGCGCGCCGGGCTGTCGGCGCACGACGTCACGTGGATCTGCGTCACCCACTTCCACGGCGACCACTGCCTCGGGGTGCCGGGCATCGTGCAGCGGATCGCGCGCGACGGCGTCGAGCACCCGGTGGACGCGGCGTTCCCGGCGAGCGGCACCCGGTACTGGGAGCGGCTGCGGCACGCGACGGTGTTCCGCGACACGGGCGTCATCCGCGAACGTCCGGTGTCGGGCGAGCGGGCGGTCCTCGACACGGCGGGCGCACCGTTCACGCTCGTCGCGCGGCGGCTGTCGCACCCCGTCGAGGCGTACGGCTACCGGCTGGCGGAGCCCGACGGGGTGACGATGCTCCCGGACCGGCTCGCGGCCCGCGGGGTGCGCGGACCGGACGTGCGGCGGCTGCGGGAGCACGGCCACGTGACCACGGCGGACGGGACGGCGGTGACGCTCGAGGAGTGCAGCGTGCCGCGCCCGGGGCAGAAGGTCGCGTTCGTGATGGACACCCGGATGTGCGACGGGGTGCGGGAGCTGGCTGACGGCGTGGACATGCTCGTCATCGAGTCGACGTTCCTCGACGCGGACGCGGGGCTCGCGGCCGAGTACGGGCACCTCACCGCGGGGCAGGCCGGGAAGGTCGCGGCGGACGCGGGCGCCGGCACGCTGGTGCTCACGCACTTCTCCGAGCGGTACCGGGCCGACGAGGAGCACCGGTTCCGGGACGAGGCGGCGGCCGCGTTCGGCGGGGAGATCGCGCTCGTGCACGATCTCGACCGGATCGCGATGCCGCCGCGTCGCAGGTTCGGCGGGTGA
- a CDS encoding response regulator transcription factor yields MIKVLLADDHNVVRSALAALLNLEPDLTVVGEVERGDAVLPAVARDEPDVAVLDVDMPGMDGLAAAAALHDAAPSVAVLVLTGHGKPGHLRRALTAHVRGFLLKTAPPEELADAVRKVAAGERVLDPRLALTAWDLADNPLTPRETDVLRLAAEGAEAPEIAARLHLSAGTVRNYLTSVVAKLNARNRTDAARIAREAGWL; encoded by the coding sequence GTGATCAAGGTGCTTCTGGCGGACGACCACAATGTCGTGCGGAGCGCCCTGGCCGCCCTGCTGAACCTGGAGCCCGACCTGACCGTGGTCGGCGAGGTCGAGCGGGGCGACGCGGTGCTGCCGGCGGTGGCGCGGGACGAACCCGACGTCGCCGTCCTCGACGTCGACATGCCCGGCATGGACGGGCTGGCGGCCGCCGCGGCCCTGCACGACGCGGCGCCGTCGGTCGCCGTGCTCGTCCTGACCGGGCACGGCAAGCCGGGGCATCTGCGCCGGGCGCTGACCGCGCACGTGCGGGGCTTCCTGCTGAAGACCGCTCCGCCGGAGGAGCTCGCGGACGCCGTCCGCAAGGTCGCGGCCGGGGAGCGCGTCCTCGACCCGCGGCTCGCGCTCACCGCGTGGGACCTGGCCGACAACCCGCTCACCCCGCGCGAGACGGACGTGCTGCGGCTCGCGGCCGAGGGCGCGGAGGCGCCGGAGATCGCCGCCCGGCTGCACCTGTCGGCCGGGACGGTCCGCAACTACCTGACGTCGGTCGTCGCGAAGCTCAACGCCCGCAACCGGACGGACGCCGCCCGCATAGCGCGCGAAGCGGGCTGGCTTTAG
- a CDS encoding NAD(P)/FAD-dependent oxidoreductase: MAEEVDVVVVGLGPGGEDAAGRLAEAGLSVVGVESRLVGGECPYYACIPTKMMVRAAGLVAEGERIPGMAGEADVRPDWAPVAARIRDEATDSWDDTVAADRLTAKGAELVRGRGRITGPREVTVDGRTFRARRGILLNTGTTPTAPPIEGLDGTPYWTNREAVQATEAPASMIVLGGGVVGVELAQAFSRFGTRVTVVQTDDRLLPREEPESSELVRRVFEREGIGVRTGLRTDRVAHDGNEFTLHAGGDTIVADRLLVATGRRPNLRGLGLEHAGLDEDARAIPVDGNMRAADGVWAIGDITGKGQFTHVSMYQGAIAARDILGEDGAPAAYRAVPRVTFTEPEIGAVGLTEEQARDQNLPVRTGMVSLADSSRGFIHKSGNDGFIKLVQSTEWGVLVGATAAGPSGGEILGALAVAVHAEVPVTALREMIYAYPTFHRAIESAVADLGGG; encoded by the coding sequence ATGGCTGAGGAAGTGGACGTCGTCGTCGTGGGGCTCGGGCCCGGCGGGGAGGACGCGGCGGGACGGCTCGCCGAGGCGGGGCTGTCGGTGGTCGGGGTCGAGTCGCGGCTGGTCGGCGGCGAATGCCCGTACTACGCGTGCATCCCGACGAAGATGATGGTGCGGGCCGCCGGGCTGGTGGCCGAGGGCGAGCGGATCCCCGGGATGGCGGGGGAGGCGGACGTGCGGCCCGACTGGGCGCCGGTCGCCGCCCGGATCCGGGACGAGGCGACGGACTCGTGGGACGACACCGTCGCCGCCGACCGGCTCACCGCCAAGGGCGCCGAGCTGGTGCGGGGCCGCGGCCGGATCACCGGCCCCCGGGAGGTGACGGTCGACGGGCGGACGTTCCGGGCCCGGCGCGGCATCCTGCTCAACACCGGGACGACGCCGACGGCGCCGCCCATCGAGGGCCTCGACGGCACCCCGTACTGGACGAACCGGGAGGCCGTCCAGGCCACCGAGGCGCCCGCGTCGATGATCGTCCTCGGCGGCGGGGTCGTCGGGGTGGAGCTGGCGCAGGCGTTCTCCCGGTTCGGGACGCGGGTGACGGTCGTGCAGACCGACGACAGGCTGCTGCCGCGCGAGGAGCCCGAGTCGAGCGAGCTGGTCCGGCGGGTGTTCGAGCGCGAGGGCATCGGCGTCCGCACCGGGCTGCGCACCGACCGGGTCGCCCACGACGGGAACGAGTTCACCCTGCACGCGGGCGGCGACACCATCGTCGCGGACCGGCTGCTCGTCGCCACCGGCCGCCGCCCGAACCTGCGGGGGCTCGGCCTGGAGCACGCCGGTCTGGACGAGGACGCGCGGGCGATCCCGGTGGACGGCAACATGCGGGCGGCCGACGGGGTGTGGGCGATCGGCGACATCACCGGCAAGGGCCAGTTCACGCACGTGTCGATGTACCAGGGGGCGATCGCGGCCCGCGACATCCTCGGCGAGGACGGCGCTCCGGCCGCGTACCGGGCGGTGCCGCGCGTCACGTTCACCGAGCCGGAGATCGGCGCGGTGGGGCTGACGGAGGAGCAGGCGCGCGACCAGAACCTCCCGGTCCGGACGGGCATGGTGAGCCTGGCGGACTCGTCGCGGGGGTTCATCCACAAGTCGGGCAACGACGGCTTCATCAAGCTGGTCCAGAGCACCGAGTGGGGCGTCCTCGTGGGCGCCACCGCCGCGGGCCCGTCCGGCGGGGAGATCCTCGGCGCGCTGGCGGTCGCCGTCCACGCGGAGGTGCCGGTCACCGCGCTGCGCGAGATGATCTACGCCTACCCGACGTTCCACCGCGCCATCGAGAGCGCCGTCGCCGACCTCGGCGGGGGGTGA